From Bombus vancouverensis nearcticus chromosome 15, iyBomVanc1_principal, whole genome shotgun sequence, the proteins below share one genomic window:
- the LOC117162450 gene encoding katanin p60 ATPase-containing subunit A-like 2 isoform X3, producing MDLIFLIVEWRLAGARDTSQFADPVRKFWRSWWPPRSPVSIPTDLIFSHRRMAAGGVRGTCQCADPVRRIFGEVSGPHACQDHVEPGRGVRGRGPRMTQQERGAGGRGSPPAVQEEQDASLRQRRRDRRPGATGVIRERSRVHLDSGVRTGHRGGFSRRRVVFRNVIGTYYTLYVIIWNTMDVSDVLFREARLSPEHRVCDNIDLEIIVAEYENYYKMKFQKYPILCKKITGREMTREVTNASKTIETKAKSVSKQARSEPVKETNLQQKITDDNTNHINLAMTVTSIFPNESDGRSSEELFNVPMEQSMQSKILKCIEKLYSDNPELRKIAEDISCEIIVNKLNVHWDDVIGLEECKTAVKEAVVYPLKYHIFFDGPFSPWKGILLYGPPGTGKTKLAKAVATECHCTFFNITASSLVSKWRGDSEKYIRVLFELAYSHSPTIIFIDEIDWIATNKGDCILSEPAKRFRSELLSRLDGLVSNENSNVVLLATTNSPWGIDAALLRRLEKQIYVSLPNEVARLGIFKLYLSNHLLENTDIVNHIVKCTERYSCADIKLLCKQAWLLEISPIWRRLEKKETPVTTLKYELKSYEILAKLLKKMSPTVMQIDKYDTWNK from the exons atggatctgatatttcttatagtcgagtggcggctggccggtgcccgcgacactagccagttcgccgatccggtgcggaaattttggagaagttggtggcccccacggagtcctgtgagcatcccgacggatctgatattctctcatagacggatggcagctggcggtgtccgcggcacctgccagtgcgccgatccggtgcggagaattttcggagaagttagtgggccccacgcctgccaggaccacgtcgaaccaggaagaggcgtcaggggacggggtcccaggatgacgcagcaggagcgaggcgctggggggcgtggttcccccccagcggtccaagaagagcaggacgcctcccttcgacaaagaaggagagatagacgcccgggggcaaccggagtaattcgggagagatcccgggtgcatctcgactcaggcgtcaggacaggccaccgtggaggttttagccg gaggagagtcgtatttcggaacgtcatcggaacatattataccttgtatgtgattatttggaacacaatgg acgttagcgatgtattattccgggaagctcgtctatctcccgaacatcgggtttgcgacaacatcgatttggaaattatcgttgcagagtatgaaaattattacaagatgaaatttcaaaaatatcccatattgtgtaagaaaataactggaagggaaatgacgagggaagtgacaaatgcaagcaaaac tattgagacaaaagccaaatctgttagtaaacaagcgagaagtgagcctgtgaaagagacgaatctacagcagaagataactgatgacaatacgaatcatattaatctcgcaatgacagtgacgtcaatattccccaatgagagtgatggacgttcatcagaagagctatttaacgtcccaatggaacaatccatgcaatcgaagatattgaaatgcattgaaaagctttattcagataatccggaattacgaaagattgctgaggacatctcatgc gagatcatagtaaacaaattaaatgtacattgggatgacgttataggcctagaggaatgtaaaaccgctgttaaggaggccgttgtgtatccccttaagtatcatatcttttttgatggcccgttttccccctggaaaggtattttgctgtacggcccacctggtacag ggaaaacgaagttagcgaaggcagtcgcgacagaatgccattgcaccttttttaacataactgccagctcattggtcagcaaatggagaggcgattccgagaagtatatacgt gttttatttgaacttgcctatagtcattcgcctacaattatttttatcgacgagattgactggatcgccacaaataaaggagactgtatattgtctgaacctgcaaagagattcagatcagaacttctttctagattggatggattagtgtctaatgagaattctaatgtagttcttctggctacaactaattccccttg gggcattgatgcagctttactcaggcgtctcgaaaagcaaatatacgtatcattacccaatgaagttgctcgacttggtatattcaaattataccttagcaaccacttattagaaaatacagatattgtaaaccacatagtaaaatgtacggaaagatattcttgtgcagatataaaattgctttgtaagcaagcgtggctactagaaataagcccgatatggaggagacttgaaaagaaagaaacacctgttaccactttgaaatatgaattaaaaagttatgaaatattagcaaaattgttaaaaaaaatgtcacctacagttatgcaaatagataaatatgatacgtggaacaaataa
- the LOC117162450 gene encoding katanin p60 ATPase-containing subunit A-like 2 isoform X2 produces MDLIFLIVEWRLAGARDTSQFADPVRKFWRSWWPPRSPVSIPTDLIFSHRRMAAGGVRGTCQCADPVRRIFGEVSGPHACQDHVEPGRGVRGRGPRMTQQERGAGGRGSPPAVQEEQDASLRQRRRDRRPGATGVIRERSRVHLDSGVRTGHRGGFSRRRVVFRNVIGTYYTLYVIIWNTMDVSDVLFREARLSPEHRVCDNIDLEIIVAEYENYYKMKFQKYPILCKKITGREMTREVTNASKTSIETKAKSVSKQARSEPVKETNLQQKITDDNTNHINLAMTVTSIFPNESDGRSSEELFNVPMEQSMQSKILKCIEKLYSDNPELRKIAEDISCEIIVNKLNVHWDDVIGLEECKTAVKEAVVYPLKYHIFFDGPFSPWKGILLYGPPGTGKTKLAKAVATECHCTFFNITASSLVSKWRGDSEKYIRVLFELAYSHSPTIIFIDEIDWIATNKGDCILSEPAKRFRSELLSRLDGLVSNENSNVVLLATTNSPWGIDAALLRRLEKQIYVSLPNEVARLGIFKLYLSNHLLENTDIVNHIVKCTERYSCADIKLLCKQAWLLEISPIWRRLEKKETPVTTLKYELKSYEILAKLLKKMSPTVMQIDKYDTWNK; encoded by the exons atggatctgatatttcttatagtcgagtggcggctggccggtgcccgcgacactagccagttcgccgatccggtgcggaaattttggagaagttggtggcccccacggagtcctgtgagcatcccgacggatctgatattctctcatagacggatggcagctggcggtgtccgcggcacctgccagtgcgccgatccggtgcggagaattttcggagaagttagtgggccccacgcctgccaggaccacgtcgaaccaggaagaggcgtcaggggacggggtcccaggatgacgcagcaggagcgaggcgctggggggcgtggttcccccccagcggtccaagaagagcaggacgcctcccttcgacaaagaaggagagatagacgcccgggggcaaccggagtaattcgggagagatcccgggtgcatctcgactcaggcgtcaggacaggccaccgtggaggttttagccg gaggagagtcgtatttcggaacgtcatcggaacatattataccttgtatgtgattatttggaacacaatgg acgttagcgatgtattattccgggaagctcgtctatctcccgaacatcgggtttgcgacaacatcgatttggaaattatcgttgcagagtatgaaaattattacaagatgaaatttcaaaaatatcccatattgtgtaagaaaataactggaagggaaatgacgagggaagtgacaaatgcaagcaaaac aagtattgagacaaaagccaaatctgttagtaaacaagcgagaagtgagcctgtgaaagagacgaatctacagcagaagataactgatgacaatacgaatcatattaatctcgcaatgacagtgacgtcaatattccccaatgagagtgatggacgttcatcagaagagctatttaacgtcccaatggaacaatccatgcaatcgaagatattgaaatgcattgaaaagctttattcagataatccggaattacgaaagattgctgaggacatctcatgc gagatcatagtaaacaaattaaatgtacattgggatgacgttataggcctagaggaatgtaaaaccgctgttaaggaggccgttgtgtatccccttaagtatcatatcttttttgatggcccgttttccccctggaaaggtattttgctgtacggcccacctggtacag ggaaaacgaagttagcgaaggcagtcgcgacagaatgccattgcaccttttttaacataactgccagctcattggtcagcaaatggagaggcgattccgagaagtatatacgt gttttatttgaacttgcctatagtcattcgcctacaattatttttatcgacgagattgactggatcgccacaaataaaggagactgtatattgtctgaacctgcaaagagattcagatcagaacttctttctagattggatggattagtgtctaatgagaattctaatgtagttcttctggctacaactaattccccttg gggcattgatgcagctttactcaggcgtctcgaaaagcaaatatacgtatcattacccaatgaagttgctcgacttggtatattcaaattataccttagcaaccacttattagaaaatacagatattgtaaaccacatagtaaaatgtacggaaagatattcttgtgcagatataaaattgctttgtaagcaagcgtggctactagaaataagcccgatatggaggagacttgaaaagaaagaaacacctgttaccactttgaaatatgaattaaaaagttatgaaatattagcaaaattgttaaaaaaaatgtcacctacagttatgcaaatagataaatatgatacgtggaacaaataa
- the LOC117162450 gene encoding katanin p60 ATPase-containing subunit A-like 2 isoform X1, translating to MDLIFLIVEWRLAGARDTSQFADPVRKFWRSWWPPRSPVSIPTDLIFSHRRMAAGGVRGTCQCADPVRRIFGEVSGPHACQDHVEPGRGVRGRGPRMTQQERGAGGRGSPPAVQEEQDASLRQRRRDRRPGATGVIRERSRVHLDSGVRTGHRGGFSRRRVVFRNVIGTYYTLYVIIWNTMDVSDVLFREARLSPEHRVCDNIDLEIIVAEYENYYKMKFQKYPILCKKITGREMTREVTNASKTVCRSIETKAKSVSKQARSEPVKETNLQQKITDDNTNHINLAMTVTSIFPNESDGRSSEELFNVPMEQSMQSKILKCIEKLYSDNPELRKIAEDISCEIIVNKLNVHWDDVIGLEECKTAVKEAVVYPLKYHIFFDGPFSPWKGILLYGPPGTGKTKLAKAVATECHCTFFNITASSLVSKWRGDSEKYIRVLFELAYSHSPTIIFIDEIDWIATNKGDCILSEPAKRFRSELLSRLDGLVSNENSNVVLLATTNSPWGIDAALLRRLEKQIYVSLPNEVARLGIFKLYLSNHLLENTDIVNHIVKCTERYSCADIKLLCKQAWLLEISPIWRRLEKKETPVTTLKYELKSYEILAKLLKKMSPTVMQIDKYDTWNK from the exons atggatctgatatttcttatagtcgagtggcggctggccggtgcccgcgacactagccagttcgccgatccggtgcggaaattttggagaagttggtggcccccacggagtcctgtgagcatcccgacggatctgatattctctcatagacggatggcagctggcggtgtccgcggcacctgccagtgcgccgatccggtgcggagaattttcggagaagttagtgggccccacgcctgccaggaccacgtcgaaccaggaagaggcgtcaggggacggggtcccaggatgacgcagcaggagcgaggcgctggggggcgtggttcccccccagcggtccaagaagagcaggacgcctcccttcgacaaagaaggagagatagacgcccgggggcaaccggagtaattcgggagagatcccgggtgcatctcgactcaggcgtcaggacaggccaccgtggaggttttagccg gaggagagtcgtatttcggaacgtcatcggaacatattataccttgtatgtgattatttggaacacaatgg acgttagcgatgtattattccgggaagctcgtctatctcccgaacatcgggtttgcgacaacatcgatttggaaattatcgttgcagagtatgaaaattattacaagatgaaatttcaaaaatatcccatattgtgtaagaaaataactggaagggaaatgacgagggaagtgacaaatgcaagcaaaac tgtttgcagaagtattgagacaaaagccaaatctgttagtaaacaagcgagaagtgagcctgtgaaagagacgaatctacagcagaagataactgatgacaatacgaatcatattaatctcgcaatgacagtgacgtcaatattccccaatgagagtgatggacgttcatcagaagagctatttaacgtcccaatggaacaatccatgcaatcgaagatattgaaatgcattgaaaagctttattcagataatccggaattacgaaagattgctgaggacatctcatgc gagatcatagtaaacaaattaaatgtacattgggatgacgttataggcctagaggaatgtaaaaccgctgttaaggaggccgttgtgtatccccttaagtatcatatcttttttgatggcccgttttccccctggaaaggtattttgctgtacggcccacctggtacag ggaaaacgaagttagcgaaggcagtcgcgacagaatgccattgcaccttttttaacataactgccagctcattggtcagcaaatggagaggcgattccgagaagtatatacgt gttttatttgaacttgcctatagtcattcgcctacaattatttttatcgacgagattgactggatcgccacaaataaaggagactgtatattgtctgaacctgcaaagagattcagatcagaacttctttctagattggatggattagtgtctaatgagaattctaatgtagttcttctggctacaactaattccccttg gggcattgatgcagctttactcaggcgtctcgaaaagcaaatatacgtatcattacccaatgaagttgctcgacttggtatattcaaattataccttagcaaccacttattagaaaatacagatattgtaaaccacatagtaaaatgtacggaaagatattcttgtgcagatataaaattgctttgtaagcaagcgtggctactagaaataagcccgatatggaggagacttgaaaagaaagaaacacctgttaccactttgaaatatgaattaaaaagttatgaaatattagcaaaattgttaaaaaaaatgtcacctacagttatgcaaatagataaatatgatacgtggaacaaataa
- the LOC117162450 gene encoding katanin p60 ATPase-containing subunit A-like 2 isoform X4, with the protein MDLIFLIVEWRLAGARDTSQFADPVRKFWRSWWPPRSPVSIPTDLIFSHRRMAAGGVRGTCQCADPVRRIFGEVSGPHACQDHVEPGRGVRGRGPRMTQQERGAGGRGSPPAVQEEQDASLRQRRRDRRPGATGVIRERSRVHLDSGVRTGHRGGFSRRRVVFRNVIGTYYTLYVIIWNTMDVSDVLFREARLSPEHRVCDNIDLEIIVAEYENYYKMKFQKYPILCKKITGREMTREVTNASKTVCRSIETKAKSVSKQARSEPVKETNLQQKITDDNTNHINLAMTVTSIFPNESDGRSSEELFNVPMEQSMQSKILKCIEKLYSDNPELRKIAEDISCEAVVYPLKYHIFFDGPFSPWKGILLYGPPGTGKTKLAKAVATECHCTFFNITASSLVSKWRGDSEKYIRVLFELAYSHSPTIIFIDEIDWIATNKGDCILSEPAKRFRSELLSRLDGLVSNENSNVVLLATTNSPWGIDAALLRRLEKQIYVSLPNEVARLGIFKLYLSNHLLENTDIVNHIVKCTERYSCADIKLLCKQAWLLEISPIWRRLEKKETPVTTLKYELKSYEILAKLLKKMSPTVMQIDKYDTWNK; encoded by the exons atggatctgatatttcttatagtcgagtggcggctggccggtgcccgcgacactagccagttcgccgatccggtgcggaaattttggagaagttggtggcccccacggagtcctgtgagcatcccgacggatctgatattctctcatagacggatggcagctggcggtgtccgcggcacctgccagtgcgccgatccggtgcggagaattttcggagaagttagtgggccccacgcctgccaggaccacgtcgaaccaggaagaggcgtcaggggacggggtcccaggatgacgcagcaggagcgaggcgctggggggcgtggttcccccccagcggtccaagaagagcaggacgcctcccttcgacaaagaaggagagatagacgcccgggggcaaccggagtaattcgggagagatcccgggtgcatctcgactcaggcgtcaggacaggccaccgtggaggttttagccg gaggagagtcgtatttcggaacgtcatcggaacatattataccttgtatgtgattatttggaacacaatgg acgttagcgatgtattattccgggaagctcgtctatctcccgaacatcgggtttgcgacaacatcgatttggaaattatcgttgcagagtatgaaaattattacaagatgaaatttcaaaaatatcccatattgtgtaagaaaataactggaagggaaatgacgagggaagtgacaaatgcaagcaaaac tgtttgcagaagtattgagacaaaagccaaatctgttagtaaacaagcgagaagtgagcctgtgaaagagacgaatctacagcagaagataactgatgacaatacgaatcatattaatctcgcaatgacagtgacgtcaatattccccaatgagagtgatggacgttcatcagaagagctatttaacgtcccaatggaacaatccatgcaatcgaagatattgaaatgcattgaaaagctttattcagataatccggaattacgaaagattgctgaggacatctcatgc gaggccgttgtgtatccccttaagtatcatatcttttttgatggcccgttttccccctggaaaggtattttgctgtacggcccacctggtacag ggaaaacgaagttagcgaaggcagtcgcgacagaatgccattgcaccttttttaacataactgccagctcattggtcagcaaatggagaggcgattccgagaagtatatacgt gttttatttgaacttgcctatagtcattcgcctacaattatttttatcgacgagattgactggatcgccacaaataaaggagactgtatattgtctgaacctgcaaagagattcagatcagaacttctttctagattggatggattagtgtctaatgagaattctaatgtagttcttctggctacaactaattccccttg gggcattgatgcagctttactcaggcgtctcgaaaagcaaatatacgtatcattacccaatgaagttgctcgacttggtatattcaaattataccttagcaaccacttattagaaaatacagatattgtaaaccacatagtaaaatgtacggaaagatattcttgtgcagatataaaattgctttgtaagcaagcgtggctactagaaataagcccgatatggaggagacttgaaaagaaagaaacacctgttaccactttgaaatatgaattaaaaagttatgaaatattagcaaaattgttaaaaaaaatgtcacctacagttatgcaaatagataaatatgatacgtggaacaaataa
- the LOC117162450 gene encoding katanin p60 ATPase-containing subunit A-like 2 isoform X5, translated as MDVSDVLFREARLSPEHRVCDNIDLEIIVAEYENYYKMKFQKYPILCKKITGREMTREVTNASKTVCRSIETKAKSVSKQARSEPVKETNLQQKITDDNTNHINLAMTVTSIFPNESDGRSSEELFNVPMEQSMQSKILKCIEKLYSDNPELRKIAEDISCEIIVNKLNVHWDDVIGLEECKTAVKEAVVYPLKYHIFFDGPFSPWKGILLYGPPGTGKTKLAKAVATECHCTFFNITASSLVSKWRGDSEKYIRVLFELAYSHSPTIIFIDEIDWIATNKGDCILSEPAKRFRSELLSRLDGLVSNENSNVVLLATTNSPWGIDAALLRRLEKQIYVSLPNEVARLGIFKLYLSNHLLENTDIVNHIVKCTERYSCADIKLLCKQAWLLEISPIWRRLEKKETPVTTLKYELKSYEILAKLLKKMSPTVMQIDKYDTWNK; from the exons atgg acgttagcgatgtattattccgggaagctcgtctatctcccgaacatcgggtttgcgacaacatcgatttggaaattatcgttgcagagtatgaaaattattacaagatgaaatttcaaaaatatcccatattgtgtaagaaaataactggaagggaaatgacgagggaagtgacaaatgcaagcaaaac tgtttgcagaagtattgagacaaaagccaaatctgttagtaaacaagcgagaagtgagcctgtgaaagagacgaatctacagcagaagataactgatgacaatacgaatcatattaatctcgcaatgacagtgacgtcaatattccccaatgagagtgatggacgttcatcagaagagctatttaacgtcccaatggaacaatccatgcaatcgaagatattgaaatgcattgaaaagctttattcagataatccggaattacgaaagattgctgaggacatctcatgc gagatcatagtaaacaaattaaatgtacattgggatgacgttataggcctagaggaatgtaaaaccgctgttaaggaggccgttgtgtatccccttaagtatcatatcttttttgatggcccgttttccccctggaaaggtattttgctgtacggcccacctggtacag ggaaaacgaagttagcgaaggcagtcgcgacagaatgccattgcaccttttttaacataactgccagctcattggtcagcaaatggagaggcgattccgagaagtatatacgt gttttatttgaacttgcctatagtcattcgcctacaattatttttatcgacgagattgactggatcgccacaaataaaggagactgtatattgtctgaacctgcaaagagattcagatcagaacttctttctagattggatggattagtgtctaatgagaattctaatgtagttcttctggctacaactaattccccttg gggcattgatgcagctttactcaggcgtctcgaaaagcaaatatacgtatcattacccaatgaagttgctcgacttggtatattcaaattataccttagcaaccacttattagaaaatacagatattgtaaaccacatagtaaaatgtacggaaagatattcttgtgcagatataaaattgctttgtaagcaagcgtggctactagaaataagcccgatatggaggagacttgaaaagaaagaaacacctgttaccactttgaaatatgaattaaaaagttatgaaatattagcaaaattgttaaaaaaaatgtcacctacagttatgcaaatagataaatatgatacgtggaacaaataa